From a region of the Armatimonas rosea genome:
- the purH gene encoding bifunctional phosphoribosylaminoimidazolecarboxamide formyltransferase/IMP cyclohydrolase → MEYIKIKRALLSVSDKTGIVELAQALAARGVELVSTGGTAKALKDAGLAVRAIDELTGFPEMLEGRVKTLHPNVHGGILADRDKPEHLATIAEHGIGPIDLVVVNLYPFAKTIAKPDVTLEDAIENIDIGGPAMVRSAAKNHQGVAIVVDPTDYAQLLSENDGDGVSLTLRRKLMAKAYAHTAAYDSLIASYFEKQFVEPEAILPTTLRLSFEKVQDLRYGENPHQVAGFYKSSPIHGGGGGTEACIGNATRRDDSGKEVSFNNLYDLDGALELVKEFPDAPTAAIIKHANPCGCAQGETIAEAFVRAREADTISAFGGILAINQKFDLALAEQIVGLNNFLECIVAPDYDEAAIKKVVGGKKWGANLRLLQVEGIAGPGKDGYLLKQVVGGMLVSTRDYRPLSESELTVKSERQPTADELSELLFAWRCVKHIKSNAIVMTKGRAIRGVGAGQMNRVRSVRLAVEQAGEHGPGSVLASDAFFPFPDGPEVAAKAGVTAIIQPGGSVKDDETIALCNQYNIALVFTGVRHFRH, encoded by the coding sequence GTGGAATACATCAAGATTAAACGGGCGCTGCTCTCCGTCTCCGACAAGACCGGAATCGTCGAGCTGGCGCAGGCGCTGGCGGCACGTGGGGTGGAGCTGGTCTCTACCGGCGGGACGGCAAAGGCGCTCAAGGACGCAGGACTGGCGGTACGCGCCATCGACGAGCTGACGGGCTTTCCCGAGATGCTGGAGGGGCGGGTCAAGACCCTGCACCCCAATGTCCATGGCGGGATTCTCGCGGACCGGGACAAGCCGGAGCACCTGGCGACTATCGCGGAGCATGGGATTGGGCCGATTGACCTCGTGGTCGTGAACCTCTACCCCTTTGCCAAGACCATCGCCAAGCCCGATGTGACCCTGGAAGACGCGATTGAGAACATCGATATCGGTGGCCCCGCGATGGTGCGCTCCGCCGCCAAGAACCACCAGGGCGTCGCGATTGTGGTCGATCCCACCGACTACGCCCAGCTCCTGTCCGAGAACGACGGCGACGGCGTGAGCCTGACCCTGCGGCGCAAGCTGATGGCCAAGGCCTACGCCCACACCGCGGCCTACGACTCCCTGATCGCCAGCTACTTCGAGAAGCAGTTTGTCGAGCCGGAGGCGATTCTGCCCACCACACTGCGCCTGAGCTTTGAGAAAGTCCAGGATCTACGCTACGGCGAGAACCCGCACCAAGTAGCCGGATTCTACAAAAGCTCCCCCATTCATGGGGGCGGGGGGGGCACGGAAGCCTGCATCGGCAACGCCACCCGCCGCGACGATTCGGGGAAAGAAGTCAGCTTCAACAACCTCTACGACCTCGACGGCGCGCTGGAGCTGGTCAAAGAGTTCCCCGATGCCCCGACTGCGGCGATCATCAAGCACGCCAACCCCTGTGGCTGCGCTCAAGGCGAGACCATCGCCGAGGCGTTTGTGCGTGCCCGTGAGGCCGACACGATCAGCGCCTTTGGTGGGATTCTCGCCATCAACCAGAAATTTGACCTCGCGCTGGCGGAGCAGATTGTCGGGCTGAACAACTTCCTGGAGTGCATTGTGGCGCCGGACTACGACGAGGCGGCGATCAAGAAAGTGGTCGGGGGCAAGAAGTGGGGCGCGAACCTGCGACTGCTGCAAGTGGAGGGGATCGCGGGGCCGGGCAAGGACGGCTACCTGCTGAAGCAAGTGGTCGGAGGTATGCTGGTCTCCACCCGCGACTACCGCCCCCTCAGCGAGAGCGAGCTGACGGTCAAGTCCGAGCGCCAGCCCACCGCCGATGAGCTCTCCGAGCTGCTCTTTGCTTGGCGCTGTGTCAAGCACATCAAGAGCAACGCGATTGTGATGACCAAGGGCCGCGCGATCCGTGGAGTTGGGGCGGGGCAGATGAACCGTGTCCGCTCCGTGCGCCTCGCGGTCGAGCAGGCCGGCGAGCATGGCCCCGGCTCCGTGCTGGCCAGCGATGCCTTCTTCCCCTTCCCCGACGGCCCCGAGGTCGCAGCGAAGGCAGGAGTGACGGCGATCATCCAGCCCGGTGGCTCGGTGAAGGACGATGAGACGATCGCGCTGTGCAACCAGTACAACATCGCCCTTGTCTTCACCGGCGTCCGGCACTTCCGGCACTAG
- a CDS encoding ribbon-helix-helix domain-containing protein, translating to MNISLPDTMRTFVEEELVEGGYQTASEYFRDLVRERQQYKAQQKFEALIAEGLASEAVVTTPEFWAELETKLFGKESGEMER from the coding sequence ATGAATATCTCCCTTCCCGACACGATGCGGACGTTTGTTGAGGAAGAGCTTGTGGAGGGGGGGTATCAGACCGCGAGCGAGTACTTTCGTGATCTCGTTCGGGAGCGACAGCAATACAAAGCCCAACAGAAGTTCGAGGCACTGATCGCTGAAGGGCTGGCTTCCGAAGCCGTTGTCACCACGCCTGAGTTTTGGGCGGAGCTAGAAACGAAGCTCTTTGGCAAAGAATCAGGCGAGATGGAGCGGTGA
- a CDS encoding type II toxin-antitoxin system RelE/ParE family toxin: protein MSLTVVARQRAIEDLSQQVAFYKREVSDTAGQKLYKAAVQTFAFLADQPGVGAPAGSLAVPDLRRWRIKGYEKILIFYHYDDHNLYLIRILHGARDLDSLLDDEHEFSE from the coding sequence GTGAGCCTGACTGTCGTTGCGCGTCAGCGTGCCATCGAAGATTTATCCCAGCAAGTAGCGTTTTACAAACGCGAAGTCTCCGATACTGCAGGACAAAAGCTCTATAAGGCCGCCGTGCAGACCTTTGCTTTTCTCGCGGATCAGCCGGGAGTAGGTGCTCCTGCCGGGAGCCTTGCGGTTCCTGACCTGCGGCGCTGGCGCATCAAGGGCTACGAGAAAATCCTGATCTTCTACCACTACGACGACCACAATCTCTATCTCATCCGCATCCTCCACGGCGCACGGGACTTAGACAGCCTGCTCGACGATGAGCACGAGTTTTCGGAGTAG
- a CDS encoding SUKH-3 domain-containing protein encodes MNIYSVLKESGWDDGRKIEIAPFEEIFRNRKFLFFDYHKTIFESFGGLNILASKMDIDGQIRIDFRLKSYMSAEFTFLENFKTNIVSFMDSISGHNNSPLCLLNYEWTDDEVYGSDEIYINADGIVSSFSNIGVFKFGKFDEFIFKILNQLDPETILSEDELDAIFPNTGEESEASGMTEEELRKAILESDPHRFR; translated from the coding sequence ATGAATATCTATAGCGTACTGAAAGAGTCAGGATGGGACGATGGACGAAAAATAGAAATCGCTCCTTTTGAGGAGATTTTCCGAAATCGGAAGTTCCTGTTTTTTGATTACCATAAAACTATTTTTGAATCATTTGGAGGGTTAAATATACTTGCAAGTAAAATGGATATAGACGGGCAGATACGAATTGATTTTAGATTAAAGTCTTATATGTCCGCAGAATTTACTTTTTTGGAAAACTTCAAAACGAACATTGTATCATTTATGGATAGTATATCAGGACATAACAACTCACCATTATGCTTGTTAAATTATGAATGGACCGATGATGAAGTGTATGGATCAGATGAAATTTATATTAATGCTGACGGTATAGTTTCTTCTTTTTCAAATATCGGAGTTTTTAAATTTGGTAAATTTGACGAATTTATTTTTAAAATACTTAATCAATTAGACCCAGAAACGATTCTTAGCGAAGATGAATTAGATGCTATATTTCCAAATACGGGTGAAGAATCTGAAGCTAGTGGAATGACAGAGGAAGAGTTGCGAAAAGCAATCCTTGAAAGTGATCCTCACCGCTTTCGATAA
- a CDS encoding response regulator — protein MSEKKILVVEDNPVNMELVTDLLEVAGFSFEMAMTAEEGIRLAEAGLPDLILMDIQLPGMDGLEATSILKKNPKTKHIAIVALTAHAMKGDEERALAVGCIGYITKPINTRSFPRMVQEFAESLAEAPVLLDEPLLDTPLLTTETLVEMPAITLMADDTPLTLAAEGDDSLLTLAQDDEQPVVLELVSEPMSPIVLDIEEPVTRPTLELVKTPIVPATPVAPPPVEQPISGKRRKRGLSFATAANSSARLMVVDDDEINREMLSAMLRTLGYDSELVSSGPEALEKLDASYDMILLDYMMPGMDGVEVCKRIREESRFNDIPIVMVTALSGKEDRLRAVEAGANDWICKPVDRTELQVRVASLLKMKRAQDDLKKHQRNLEETVRSRTADLRHAMEEVKQSQEAARRSALDAMQRMAYTAEFREGPTAAAHIRAVGQYSMVIAKAMGLDEDAAEMLLYASQVHDIGLLAIEDSIVNKKGERDEYEESVYRQHAILGARLLSGSPSELLRSAELIALSHHERWDGRGYPQALEGDEIPLYGRIVAIADAFDQWTSYNHKKRSLTNEDAKKKLKEESGKAFDPKIVDAALKAFDEIVEWQRRFRRAEEPPDDLPVSAISYAV, from the coding sequence GTGTCTGAAAAGAAAATACTGGTTGTCGAAGACAATCCAGTGAACATGGAGCTGGTAACCGACCTCCTGGAAGTAGCAGGGTTCTCTTTTGAGATGGCTATGACCGCAGAGGAAGGCATTCGGCTCGCGGAGGCGGGGCTCCCCGACCTAATCCTGATGGACATTCAGTTGCCCGGAATGGACGGTCTGGAGGCTACCAGCATCCTCAAGAAGAATCCGAAGACCAAGCATATTGCTATTGTTGCCCTCACCGCTCATGCGATGAAAGGCGATGAGGAGCGGGCGCTGGCAGTGGGCTGTATTGGCTACATCACGAAGCCGATCAACACCCGCTCCTTCCCCCGCATGGTTCAAGAGTTTGCGGAGTCCCTCGCGGAAGCCCCCGTCCTGCTGGACGAGCCTCTGCTGGACACCCCACTCCTGACTACCGAGACGCTCGTGGAGATGCCGGCGATCACGCTGATGGCCGACGATACTCCGCTGACGCTGGCTGCCGAGGGCGACGACTCGCTCTTGACACTGGCCCAGGACGACGAGCAGCCGGTGGTTCTGGAGCTGGTCAGCGAGCCGATGTCCCCCATCGTCCTGGATATCGAGGAGCCCGTCACACGCCCCACTCTGGAGCTGGTGAAGACTCCTATCGTGCCGGCAACTCCTGTCGCTCCGCCACCGGTGGAGCAACCGATCAGCGGCAAGCGCCGCAAGCGTGGCCTGAGCTTTGCGACGGCTGCCAACAGCAGTGCACGCCTGATGGTGGTGGACGACGACGAGATCAATCGCGAGATGCTCTCGGCGATGCTCCGCACCCTGGGCTACGACTCCGAGCTGGTGAGCAGCGGCCCCGAGGCGCTGGAGAAACTCGATGCCAGCTACGACATGATCCTGCTGGACTACATGATGCCCGGCATGGACGGAGTCGAGGTCTGCAAGCGAATCCGCGAGGAGTCGCGCTTCAACGATATCCCAATCGTGATGGTCACTGCTCTCTCCGGCAAAGAGGATCGCCTCCGCGCCGTCGAAGCAGGAGCCAACGACTGGATCTGCAAACCGGTAGACCGCACGGAGCTGCAAGTCCGTGTCGCCTCGCTCCTGAAGATGAAGCGGGCACAGGACGATCTCAAGAAGCACCAGCGCAACCTGGAGGAGACGGTTCGCAGCCGTACCGCCGACCTGCGCCACGCCATGGAAGAGGTCAAGCAGTCCCAGGAGGCCGCACGCCGCTCCGCACTCGATGCAATGCAGCGCATGGCCTACACCGCGGAGTTCCGCGAGGGACCGACCGCCGCCGCCCACATCCGGGCGGTCGGGCAGTACAGCATGGTGATCGCCAAGGCGATGGGCCTGGACGAAGACGCGGCCGAGATGCTGCTCTACGCCAGCCAAGTCCATGACATCGGCCTGCTCGCCATCGAGGATAGCATCGTCAATAAGAAGGGCGAGCGCGACGAGTACGAGGAATCGGTCTACCGTCAGCACGCGATCCTGGGAGCACGCCTGCTCTCCGGGTCACCGTCGGAGCTCCTGCGCTCCGCCGAGCTGATCGCCCTCTCCCACCACGAGCGCTGGGACGGTCGGGGCTACCCGCAGGCACTGGAAGGGGACGAGATCCCCCTCTATGGCCGGATCGTAGCCATCGCCGACGCGTTCGATCAATGGACCAGCTACAACCACAAAAAGCGCTCCCTCACCAATGAGGATGCGAAGAAGAAGCTTAAAGAGGAGTCCGGGAAAGCCTTCGATCCCAAGATCGTGGACGCCGCCCTCAAGGCCTTCGACGAGATTGTGGAGTGGCAGCGCCGCTTCCGCCGCGCGGAGGAGCCGCCAGACGATTTGCCCGTCAGCGCGATCTCCTACGCAGTTTGA
- a CDS encoding ATP-binding protein, with protein sequence MSYLKGKQLMAEAAKKSSSDKKSSRSSESEAKLKEVEQQLAAKETSFRKELDETARRLKEAEQRAEGLTKDLATQVARVGTLEGGQKALEEQRAQWDAEKASLSSALAAAQASLETASASGASTEELTALKSQLDETRSQLKDVEAKAADAEAQLLKSEERAEQRLNKLTQMSEKVAYELKQTKEALAAAEAAKGSAAPASTPLAGSDIFLNALVESSHDAVCVINEQGKVITWNRAAEAIYGYGQAEALDLEAGLLVAHDSRESFKKAVDRLEDANKPRTLDIYGVRKDGSAFPIEVVLASWKDEATGEKRCVVVTHDVSERRQAEAMRRDKEAAEEANRAKSQFLANMSHELRTPLNAIIGFSEILHDRTFGELTPKQERYVGNILSSGRHLLQLINDILDLSKIEAGRVQLDYAAFSPLTAVRTVDNLVKALLQKKNITLEVEGGTTLPPLIADQAKFKQVLYNLISNAIKFTPENGKVTVVLATAGNGSFLQVDVKDTGIGIKKEDQDRIFREFEQVDNSYSRQQQGTGLGLALVKKFIEMHGGRIWVSSEGEGQGSTFSFTVPFGPEDNGPGRGTKTERTTTAPASAPKSMALVIDSDASAAELLTHHLQEGGYDVARANSGKDALSLAQELKPAIITLEVELNGEDGWELLSQLKAEASLKATPVVVVSVTKERNRALQLGAAEFVVKPVEAESLLRTFTDVREISAVRIASEQETEEASPAPPTAAPTRRGRSERAAA encoded by the coding sequence ATGAGTTACCTCAAAGGGAAGCAACTGATGGCCGAGGCTGCCAAGAAGTCCTCATCCGACAAGAAGTCCTCCCGCAGTAGTGAGTCGGAGGCGAAGCTAAAAGAGGTCGAGCAGCAGCTCGCCGCGAAAGAGACCAGCTTCCGCAAGGAGCTCGATGAGACCGCGCGCCGCCTGAAAGAGGCGGAGCAGCGTGCGGAGGGACTCACCAAGGACCTGGCCACCCAGGTTGCTCGTGTGGGAACTCTGGAAGGCGGCCAGAAGGCCCTTGAGGAGCAGCGCGCCCAGTGGGACGCCGAGAAGGCCAGCCTCAGCAGCGCCCTCGCCGCGGCACAGGCAAGCCTGGAGACCGCATCGGCATCGGGCGCAAGCACCGAGGAGCTCACCGCCCTCAAGAGCCAGCTCGACGAGACCCGCAGCCAGCTCAAGGATGTCGAGGCCAAGGCAGCCGATGCCGAAGCCCAGCTCCTGAAGTCGGAAGAGCGCGCCGAACAGCGCCTCAATAAGCTCACCCAGATGTCCGAGAAGGTCGCCTATGAGCTCAAGCAGACCAAGGAGGCCCTCGCCGCCGCCGAGGCCGCCAAGGGAAGCGCCGCTCCGGCGTCCACCCCGCTCGCAGGCTCCGATATCTTCCTCAACGCCCTCGTGGAGTCGTCGCACGATGCGGTCTGTGTGATCAATGAGCAAGGCAAGGTCATCACCTGGAACCGCGCCGCCGAGGCCATCTACGGCTACGGTCAGGCCGAGGCTCTGGACCTAGAGGCCGGCCTGCTGGTCGCCCACGATAGCCGCGAGAGCTTCAAGAAGGCAGTCGATCGCCTCGAAGACGCCAACAAGCCGCGCACACTCGATATCTACGGTGTCCGCAAAGACGGCAGCGCGTTCCCCATCGAGGTTGTCCTGGCAAGCTGGAAGGACGAAGCCACGGGCGAGAAGCGCTGCGTCGTGGTCACCCACGATGTCTCCGAGCGCCGCCAAGCCGAGGCCATGCGCCGCGACAAAGAGGCCGCCGAGGAGGCCAACCGCGCCAAGAGCCAGTTCCTGGCCAACATGAGCCACGAGCTCCGCACCCCGCTCAACGCGATCATCGGCTTCTCCGAGATCCTCCACGACCGCACCTTTGGCGAGCTCACCCCCAAGCAGGAGCGCTATGTCGGCAATATCCTGTCGTCGGGGCGCCACCTCCTGCAGCTCATCAACGACATTCTCGATCTCTCCAAGATCGAGGCCGGTCGCGTCCAGCTCGACTACGCCGCCTTCTCCCCGCTGACCGCCGTGCGAACGGTGGACAACCTGGTCAAGGCGCTTCTCCAGAAGAAGAACATCACTCTGGAGGTGGAGGGCGGCACCACCCTGCCCCCGCTGATCGCCGACCAGGCCAAGTTCAAGCAGGTGCTCTACAACCTGATCTCCAACGCGATCAAGTTCACCCCGGAGAACGGGAAAGTCACGGTCGTGCTGGCAACCGCCGGCAACGGCAGCTTCCTCCAGGTGGATGTCAAGGACACCGGGATCGGGATCAAGAAAGAGGACCAGGACCGCATCTTCCGCGAGTTCGAGCAGGTCGATAACTCCTACTCCCGCCAGCAGCAGGGCACGGGCCTTGGTCTGGCACTGGTGAAGAAGTTTATCGAGATGCACGGCGGCCGCATCTGGGTCAGCTCCGAGGGCGAGGGCCAGGGAAGCACCTTTAGCTTCACGGTTCCCTTCGGCCCCGAGGACAACGGCCCCGGCCGCGGCACCAAGACCGAGCGGACAACCACCGCACCCGCCAGCGCTCCCAAGTCCATGGCGCTCGTGATCGACAGCGATGCCTCCGCGGCAGAGCTGCTCACCCACCACCTGCAAGAGGGCGGCTACGATGTGGCCCGCGCCAATAGCGGAAAGGATGCCCTCTCCCTCGCCCAAGAGCTCAAGCCGGCCATCATCACGCTGGAGGTCGAGCTCAATGGGGAAGATGGCTGGGAGCTTCTCAGCCAGCTCAAGGCCGAGGCCAGCCTCAAGGCAACGCCTGTGGTGGTAGTCTCGGTGACAAAAGAGCGCAACCGCGCTCTCCAGCTGGGCGCCGCAGAGTTCGTGGTGAAGCCCGTGGAGGCCGAGAGCCTCCTGCGAACCTTCACCGATGTCCGCGAGATCAGTGCCGTTCGGATCGCCTCTGAGCAGGAAACCGAAGAAGCGAGCCCCGCCCCCCCCACCGCCGCCCCCACGCGCCGTGGTCGGAGTGAGCGTGCTGCTGCGTAG
- a CDS encoding sulfatase family protein: MKNVVFVFSDQWRWCDHGYTGNKEVATPHLDALARESVHFTHAIATMPVCSPWRASFLTGQYPLTHGLFLNDLRLNHKATSLAEAFGQAGYDTAWIGKWHLDGTGRSQRIPKERRQGFDHWRVLECTHNYLHSEYFAGDETQKRTWPGYDAYAQTDEALAYLQSRPKDKPFLLCLSFGPPHDPYRMCPEELLKTYDAKTLSLRPNVPDASRADAQKTYAGYYAHIAALDQCVGKLLAALKASGQLENTVFVYTSDHGDMLHSHGMLKKQKPWDESIRVPLLIRLPGGKARTIEGPIGTPDLMPTLLGLCGLPVPATVEGRNLAAVVQGKRTWDDDAALILCAVPFGEWLRRNGGREYRGIRTVRYTYVRDLSGPWLLYDNREDPYQLTNRANDPALKGVQAELEKKLAARLKETGDDFASADTLIARCGYKTDANGTVDYANPQRWGQETVKARV; encoded by the coding sequence ATGAAGAATGTTGTTTTTGTCTTCTCCGATCAGTGGCGCTGGTGCGACCATGGCTACACGGGCAATAAAGAGGTGGCGACCCCGCACCTGGATGCCCTTGCGCGGGAGAGTGTGCACTTCACCCACGCGATCGCGACCATGCCGGTGTGCTCGCCGTGGCGTGCGAGCTTTCTGACGGGCCAGTACCCGCTGACCCACGGGCTTTTCTTAAACGACCTGCGGCTCAACCACAAGGCCACATCGCTGGCGGAGGCGTTTGGGCAGGCGGGCTACGACACGGCGTGGATCGGGAAGTGGCACCTCGACGGCACGGGGCGTAGCCAGCGGATCCCGAAAGAGCGCCGCCAGGGCTTTGACCACTGGCGCGTTTTAGAGTGCACCCACAACTACCTCCACTCGGAGTACTTCGCCGGCGACGAGACCCAAAAGCGTACCTGGCCCGGCTACGATGCCTACGCCCAGACCGACGAAGCGCTTGCGTATTTACAGAGCCGCCCCAAGGACAAGCCGTTTCTGCTCTGTCTGTCGTTTGGGCCGCCGCACGATCCGTATAGAATGTGCCCCGAGGAGCTTCTTAAGACCTACGATGCCAAGACCCTGAGCCTGCGGCCCAATGTCCCCGACGCCAGCCGCGCCGATGCCCAGAAGACCTACGCGGGCTACTACGCCCATATCGCGGCGCTGGACCAGTGCGTGGGTAAGCTCCTCGCGGCCCTCAAGGCCAGCGGGCAGCTAGAGAACACGGTCTTTGTGTACACGTCGGATCACGGCGACATGCTGCACTCGCACGGGATGCTCAAGAAGCAGAAGCCTTGGGACGAGTCGATCCGGGTGCCGCTGCTGATCCGCCTGCCCGGTGGGAAAGCCCGCACGATCGAGGGACCCATCGGAACCCCCGACCTCATGCCAACCCTGCTCGGCCTCTGCGGCCTGCCCGTTCCCGCGACCGTGGAGGGCCGCAACCTCGCCGCCGTGGTCCAGGGCAAACGGACCTGGGACGACGACGCGGCGCTGATTCTCTGTGCGGTACCGTTTGGGGAGTGGCTCCGCAGGAATGGCGGGCGGGAGTACCGGGGGATTCGCACGGTGCGCTACACCTATGTCCGTGACCTCAGCGGCCCCTGGCTCCTCTACGATAACCGGGAAGACCCGTATCAGCTTACGAATCGCGCCAACGACCCGGCGCTCAAGGGCGTGCAGGCGGAGCTGGAGAAAAAGCTCGCCGCCCGCCTCAAAGAGACCGGCGATGACTTCGCTAGCGCCGACACTCTGATCGCCCGCTGTGGCTACAAGACCGATGCCAATGGAACGGTGGACTACGCCAACCCCCAGCGCTGGGGGCAGGAGACCGTCAAGGCGCGGGTGTAG
- a CDS encoding alpha/beta hydrolase → MKIESLSLWPGKLPGGAPLVTGPEADTSKPGVGMTGGKPVIRLGNVSQPELHVYLPSGKRTGTGVVICPGGGYNILAWNLEGTEIAEWLNKQGIAAFVLKYRVPTGSLKPNWEGPTMDAQRALRLVRANAQKWGVTPDKLGILGFSAGGKTAGMAALQNGKSLYDDQDDTDKLSCRPDFAVLVYPAYFCDNNLQLQPEYAAMVTKDLPPFFFAHAADDGVTCQSSVQLFTALRKVSVPAELHIWESGGHGYGMRPQKDKPIPTAWPKRCEEWLKARGLV, encoded by the coding sequence ATGAAGATCGAATCGCTCTCTCTCTGGCCCGGCAAGCTGCCCGGCGGCGCCCCCCTGGTCACCGGCCCCGAGGCCGATACGTCCAAGCCCGGTGTCGGGATGACCGGCGGCAAGCCCGTGATCCGGCTCGGCAATGTCAGCCAGCCCGAGCTGCATGTCTACCTGCCGTCGGGGAAGCGCACGGGCACCGGGGTCGTGATCTGCCCCGGCGGCGGCTACAACATCCTGGCCTGGAACCTCGAGGGCACCGAGATCGCCGAGTGGCTCAATAAGCAAGGGATTGCCGCGTTTGTGCTGAAGTACCGCGTCCCCACCGGCTCGCTCAAGCCCAACTGGGAGGGACCGACCATGGACGCCCAGCGTGCGCTTCGTCTGGTGCGTGCCAACGCGCAAAAGTGGGGCGTTACCCCCGACAAGCTCGGCATCCTCGGCTTCTCTGCGGGCGGCAAGACCGCCGGTATGGCCGCCTTGCAGAATGGAAAATCGCTCTACGACGACCAAGACGACACGGACAAGCTCTCGTGTCGCCCGGACTTTGCGGTGCTGGTCTACCCCGCGTACTTCTGCGACAACAACCTCCAGCTCCAGCCCGAGTACGCCGCGATGGTGACCAAAGACCTGCCCCCGTTCTTCTTCGCCCACGCCGCCGACGATGGCGTGACGTGCCAGAGCAGTGTCCAGCTCTTCACCGCGCTCCGAAAAGTGAGTGTCCCCGCAGAGCTCCATATCTGGGAGTCCGGCGGGCATGGCTACGGCATGCGTCCCCAGAAAGATAAGCCCATCCCCACCGCCTGGCCCAAGCGCTGCGAGGAGTGGCTGAAGGCACGGGGGCTGGTGTAG
- a CDS encoding protein O-mannosyl-transferase family yields MLSKISSDSRTMLALGLAFWALYLATLCPTVFRGDSGEIIAAIWGQGVIHPPGYPLFTLLGKLFLVLVPFGEPAFRIGVLVALGGAAAVACLYRVLRALDVPVRAALGAAAFFGGSLTFWSQCNRVEVYSLHLFLVLLAIWQCLRFRATGDERALFLACFSVGLGLAHHLTVALLVPGLLVLCGARLWQVSGLARRLLVGIGLLVLSGLPLYTILWGKLGSPEAFWAHVTGQSYRIFLAPPTTWSALQKPLTLAGAIFAENGFGPLWVLTALGGVALGRRQPGTLAGLVLMGLAMAGYCLCYTIEDIASYYLVPLALVVVLVGVALGQVEQALERRQRPRILALGACFVLPAFGLTLSFPACNLHAATGIRQLAVQKLLACAPGSVLLCQGDEDTYSLRYVHQILKLRPDVTVLDPEQLAQRGGASLEGRPLASTYFGTSAQNAAQLGESLELEWLRTHYIPVPRGVILVLVPLASPPAMTDVIAQSKAAWETIDLPELPVAATATEVDGDYTRRHYVTMLCNYAFLYEQVGQPEQAQKVYQVALDWAPELARTTLKGMEARSKVAVQLLSATKP; encoded by the coding sequence ATGCTCTCTAAAATTTCCTCGGATAGCCGCACGATGCTTGCGCTCGGCTTGGCGTTTTGGGCCCTCTATCTGGCGACCCTCTGTCCCACGGTCTTCCGCGGCGACTCGGGGGAGATTATCGCGGCGATCTGGGGGCAGGGGGTGATCCATCCTCCGGGCTATCCTCTCTTCACCCTCCTCGGGAAGCTGTTTCTGGTGCTGGTGCCCTTTGGGGAGCCGGCCTTTCGGATAGGGGTGCTGGTGGCGCTCGGGGGGGCGGCGGCGGTCGCCTGCCTCTACCGGGTGCTCCGCGCTCTGGACGTGCCGGTGCGTGCGGCGCTGGGGGCAGCGGCGTTTTTCGGGGGGAGCCTGACTTTTTGGAGCCAGTGCAATCGGGTGGAGGTCTATAGCCTGCATCTCTTTCTCGTGCTCCTGGCGATCTGGCAGTGCCTCCGCTTCCGTGCCACCGGCGACGAGCGCGCGCTCTTTCTGGCGTGCTTCTCGGTCGGGCTGGGGCTTGCCCACCACCTGACAGTCGCGCTCCTGGTGCCGGGCTTACTGGTTCTCTGTGGGGCGCGCCTCTGGCAGGTGTCGGGGCTAGCGCGGCGTCTGCTGGTGGGAATCGGCTTGCTGGTGCTCAGTGGGCTTCCTCTCTACACCATCCTCTGGGGAAAGCTAGGGAGCCCCGAGGCCTTCTGGGCACATGTCACGGGGCAGAGCTACCGAATCTTCCTGGCTCCTCCCACGACTTGGAGTGCGCTTCAGAAGCCGCTCACGCTGGCGGGGGCGATCTTTGCGGAGAATGGGTTTGGGCCGCTCTGGGTGCTGACGGCTCTGGGGGGAGTGGCACTGGGCCGCCGACAGCCAGGGACTCTCGCGGGGCTGGTGCTCATGGGCCTGGCCATGGCCGGGTACTGCCTCTGCTACACCATCGAGGACATCGCCTCCTACTACCTGGTGCCGCTCGCGCTTGTGGTCGTGCTGGTGGGGGTGGCTCTGGGGCAGGTCGAGCAGGCCCTGGAGCGCCGGCAGCGACCCCGTATCCTGGCTCTGGGAGCGTGCTTTGTTCTCCCTGCGTTCGGCTTGACACTGAGCTTTCCGGCCTGCAACCTCCACGCAGCCACCGGGATTCGGCAGCTGGCGGTGCAGAAGCTATTGGCCTGCGCGCCGGGCTCGGTCTTGCTCTGCCAGGGCGACGAAGACACCTACTCGCTGCGCTATGTCCACCAGATTCTAAAGCTCCGGCCCGATGTCACGGTTCTGGACCCGGAGCAGCTCGCCCAGAGGGGAGGGGCATCGCTGGAGGGGCGTCCCCTGGCCTCGACCTACTTTGGGACCTCGGCCCAGAACGCTGCACAGCTCGGGGAGTCGCTGGAGCTGGAGTGGCTCCGCACCCACTACATCCCCGTGCCCCGTGGGGTGATCCTGGTGCTGGTTCCTCTGGCGAGCCCCCCGGCCATGACCGACGTGATCGCCCAGAGCAAGGCCGCCTGGGAGACTATCGACCTCCCCGAGCTTCCCGTCGCCGCCACGGCCACCGAGGTCGATGGGGACTACACCCGCCGCCACTATGTCACCATGCTCTGCAACTACGCCTTCCTCTACGAGCAGGTGGGCCAGCCCGAGCAAGCGCAGAAAGTCTACCAGGTGGCGCTGGACTGGGCTCCCGAGCTCGCCCGCACGACGCTCAAGGGCATGGAGGCACGCAGCAAGGTGGCGGTGCAGCTCCTGAGTGCCACGAAACCTTAA